A window of the Verrucomicrobiia bacterium genome harbors these coding sequences:
- a CDS encoding prepilin-type N-terminal cleavage/methylation domain-containing protein: MEPRRASPVTSESGFTLIELMITMAVVLVALVGYVAANIAVQQASNAAFQNTVALQDANRVIEQMRNTSVGGTFPGNVTAVYPNNGAVAGFNNLTNEAITVSYSDATANPLTVTVSVSWLENGRRNVNTALRTLITQRS, encoded by the coding sequence ATGGAACCGAGACGGGCATCACCTGTCACGTCGGAATCTGGATTTACGCTGATCGAGCTGATGATCACGATGGCTGTCGTGCTCGTGGCTCTCGTCGGCTACGTGGCCGCGAACATCGCCGTGCAGCAGGCTTCCAATGCCGCCTTCCAGAACACCGTCGCCTTGCAGGACGCAAACCGCGTCATCGAGCAGATGCGCAACACGTCCGTCGGCGGCACATTCCCCGGAAACGTGACCGCGGTTTATCCCAACAACGGGGCCGTGGCCGGCTTCAATAATTTGACGAACGAAGCGATCACCGTGTCTTACTCGGACGCCACCGCGAATCCGCTGACCGTAACCGTGTCGGTGAGCTGGCTCGAAAACGGGCGGAGGAACGTGAACACGGCGCTTAGGACTTTGATCACGCAGAGGAGTTAG
- a CDS encoding prepilin-type N-terminal cleavage/methylation domain-containing protein, which produces MNLKMGRDNRGFTLVEMMITVGISSMLAYSIFAVMRAGQEQSNSSQLQMTIYDSAREGLYKMTQELRLSAPDRVTITNGGAGIQFRVPDPDNPTNADFSINWNGSTLVTYSVGGTGGTQILRTTSTGQNTVIANDVVGINFAGNGAQPTLVTVTMSVQRTMNNNRVIPANPLQVTGQAEIRNA; this is translated from the coding sequence ATGAACCTGAAAATGGGACGCGACAACCGCGGCTTTACGCTGGTCGAAATGATGATTACGGTCGGCATTTCGAGCATGCTTGCTTACTCCATCTTCGCGGTGATGCGCGCGGGCCAGGAACAGTCCAATTCGTCCCAGCTCCAGATGACGATTTACGATTCGGCAAGAGAAGGGCTTTATAAGATGACCCAGGAGCTCAGGCTCAGCGCTCCAGACCGCGTGACTATTACCAATGGGGGAGCGGGCATTCAGTTCCGCGTTCCGGACCCGGACAACCCGACAAACGCGGACTTTTCAATCAATTGGAACGGATCGACGCTCGTGACGTATTCGGTCGGAGGCACCGGCGGGACGCAAATCCTGCGTACGACTTCCACAGGCCAGAATACGGTCATCGCCAACGACGTCGTCGGAATCAATTTTGCGGGAAACGGGGCTCAGCCGACCCTCGTCACCGTGACCATGAGCGTGCAGAGGACGATGAACAACAACCGTGTCATCCCGGCTAATCCGCTTCAGGTGACCGGTCAGGCGGAAATACGCAATGCCTGA